From the genome of Phoenix dactylifera cultivar Barhee BC4 chromosome 17, palm_55x_up_171113_PBpolish2nd_filt_p, whole genome shotgun sequence:
CACGCGGGGAGGGAACTGGCTGGTGAGACGATCCGTATCCACGCATACGGCCAGCAACTTGCGCTCGTGTGTGCGGCCGTCCGCTTACCATCTTTGTATTCCGGCGGTTGCTGGATCTCCGGCGAACTCTCCCGCCTCGCCGCTGTCCTCCTTGCGTTCCGCGGGCAGAAGCAGGCTAGTGAAGCACGGCATAGGCTCGACGAAATGCCCGAGAGAAAGATATTGCTTCCTGGCGTCCGTTACTGTCTCGCAATCTGTAACATGACGAGGCGAATGAGCTTGAGCTGAAGGACGACAAGATGAGAGCAAAAAATTGGCAAGCCTTGGACGGCTTAGTTGGAtactttcttttcattctttttttttccctctctcttcgTTCTTCTTGTAGAAGAAGTGTTGAGGGCCTTGAGGCAATGTTTGATGATTACATTAGGAGATTGCACCATGTTGGCCTGTCTCGAGGTATAATGTCCCTAGCGATTCTTAGCTAGCTGGTGGCTTTCTCCTTCAATCCTCAAAAGATTAATTTTCCCAGATCTGCAAGCAATGGCTCGGTCTGTCCGAGACCCTGAGGGAGAGTAGGTATAGGATGGTGGGTGGAGACTAGCCCTACtagtattcatttcaaaaagttcCAATGCTTTTGCTGGACGAGGCGTTTTGGCTTGAATTGTACCTGTAAGAAGTGGTCATATTGCTTGTAGAGTCTGGAAATAAACCGGTTATTGTTAGTGTTGCTTTGGAAATATGAAACTTGTTGTGGTTGCTTGGCATATAACTATATATGGACGCGGTCATATTGCTTATGGAGCAAGCCTCTGGAAATTAACCGAGTCAAGATTAGTGTTGCTCTGGAAATATGAAATTAGTCATGGTTGAATTGACATATACATGCACATCTTAACTCTGTCAACCCCACTCAGGGTTTAGTAATCTCTTCATGCACGTCCTCGGCTCGAGTTGGGTTTGATGATCTGTCATCGAGATCATAGGCTTGAGACTGATGCTAGGGTATTTGTGATGTGGCTGTTGGAATCATGTAAGAATGAGCAAGGCTTGGCTTTGTCGTAATAATATTTGTTGTCGTCGAAGCTTGCTTCCCCATGTTACACTTAATCACAGCAAGCCTTAGCAAAGATCTCCATGGAGACAAAGTACAATACATAAGACTGCATAGAGAATTGTCAAAGCAAAGCCTACGATTTCAGAGTTCATCATCAAGAGGCTCCTTTCTGGCAATTGGCGAGCACGTCCAAAGAAAAATTCCAAAACTCCCTCTCCCAGGATTCAAGAACATCGGAGCTGTACAATTTTGTGAGCGAGAGAGGAATCACTGCTTTCCCCCATTGCAAGGGTGAATTTTCTGGCTCATTTCAAGCAAGACTAGATGGACAATCTTCCAAACGTGATAAGTATGTAAATGCAACAATTAAAGATCCGTCAGGTATTGTTATAGATATAAAAAATAGCATAATTGATAAAAAATACCTACAGAAAATAATCCAGCAGCCTAACTAAAAACCATCTCCCACAAAGACTTTGTTTAACATCTCCATATTTAACACCAAAGATTCAcaaaatgaaaataatgatgTAACTTCAAGTGTTTTGAACAAGTAAAAGAGATAGTACCATCCTTCACTGCATACACGAAAAACATTTCATAAAACCTAATCTAAAAGAAAACATGTGCTTCCATTCAGTACCAAATACCTGGCACTATTCAGATGGCCACGATGACAGAAGCTTCAGCCCAGCTACCTCAATCTTGATTGAGAAGCAATTATGATATCTTCCGCTGAGCAAATCATCAGTACCAATCTTTCGTCATTATCCCAATAGCTGACTATGATTCAAAAGGAATGCACCATGTTCATGAATGcaaatggtggtccacatcaaAACCAAGGGGGTCAGATGGGCTCGCTCCCGGTCTGTCAAGCAAAGAAGATTTCTCAGAAATTTAACTGATTGATTGTAAGGATATGAACAGTGTTTAGGTCACATCCACCATTTGTTTTCACACTCAACAGATCACAAAATAGTAAAAATTCGTATATATCTTGAATTGGGATGAGAAACAGTAATAGATATACTAAATAAGCATCTTCATTTTACTAAAACTTAAGCAAGCACTAGCATTTGCAGGTAAGATATAATGAGGATATAATAAAACGGAAGGctccgaaaaattaaaaatatgtgATGAAATTCTTTGTAATATGATTCAAACCACAGTGCTACTTTTGTAGATGTCGCAATTATCTCTGGCATTCTTTCTATGAACTCACAACCTCATAATTTTTTACCTAAAAAGTCTTTAGCAGAAGTTCCTTGGGTGTTAGCATGTGTcaggatatgcacttgagtttGTGTCTAACCAGCTCTTTCCTTTTATGATCGTTTATAGTCCATCAGACTTCAAAGGAGTACGAAACTGaggtcacaaaaaaaaaaagaaatgatgtAAGAACGAAGGCTGACCTTTTATTTATGGTACAGTAATGAAACTTGGGGTTTCCAGCCTTTTTATCTTGAATGTACTGCCACCACAGAATACAGGAATCAAAAGTGATCAATAATATTATTGGATGGCGCTAGATGGTAGCATAAAAAACTAGCCAGTCTTAACAATACCATCCCAACTACAGGCTTgcagttgcataaaaattacagAAATCTAACCAACCCTACAATTCTACCATAAGCATAAAAGACATAAAaacagaaaaggaaaaaaaaataaggatgTCTGGCCAAGAAAGAGGAAGGGAATACAATCTTTAAGGTGACAATGATTGATGAAAATGCTAGGGAATCAAATGGTATGTCATCCAACGCAAAAAGTGCACATTCCAATGACTCAGGGCCTGGTGAAAAATGGGGTGTCTTTAGTCTTGCTCGGAAAATGATGTAACTCTGTACTGCATATGAGAGTGAAAAACACATTAGAAGCTTCATGACAAAGCGCATAGCGACTATGAATATGCAAAACAGGTTTCCAGTAAAATCAGGTTATCTCACTTGGCCAATTCGAGGAATATCTAACTGAGCAAATGGTGAAAGTACTTCCACTTCAGCACATGCTTCTTCCAAGGTTTCCCTGCATGCTCCTTCTGCAGCTGACTCCCCAATTTCCAAATAACCAGCAGGAAGAGTCCTGAAGATATGAGATTATATATAGCAGCTCGAAGATGTATTTCAGAGAATTTAACATGATGAAATTGATAGGCATAGCTATGAGACAGAAATGAATGTCAGTATCTAAAAGGAACATGAGATACTAGGAACAGCAACTTGGTTATCATAAGAAGTTTGCTCTCATCTGACACATTTCTATTAAATAGACGGACTGAAAAATTTAACAGATTGTTCAAGCCTGCTTAGAGGGTCCTTATTACACAGAGAAGACATTCAACTATATATAGAACTTCCAAAAGGTACAATAATGATTCTTCAAGGAACTGAAAAAACAAACAACCTGACGGAAGTTAAATAAAATGAAGGTGCTAACTTCAGAATTAAGGTTTCATGTATTGATGATATTCTGTGCAAGGAATAAAGAAGAGTTTGTTTTTTAAGACATAAATTGCAATGGCCATATTGAGAATCATTATTTTCTCAGACTTGTAAAAACAACTGCTAGAAGATATAGATCGAGACGTAGGCTACATCTTTTCATCAACCTGCACTACAAAATTAGATTGCTGATCCCAAAGAACACTGGAAAATTTGGCTATGGATACCAAAAAGCTCTTAAACATGATAGACTATATCTCTACAAACTCTTACAGGTATAGCTCAGTAGatcataatcatcaaaatcTTGCAGTCCCTACTCCCTAGACCATCATTATGATACCTGATTTTTCAGCAGCATAGGCCTAACTTACACTCTTACTCAACCTGCACATACAAGGTTTAATCCTAGTGCATGCACCTGCACATCTCATTTTCGAAATGTGTGTTGTCAAAGCTTCCACTGTGAATTTACCTTTAGAGATCCAAGCAACATTCAGGTTGTTTCTCAAAGTATGTTAAGTAATTTAACTATCCAGGGGCACCTAGTGCTTGTTGATGTCCCAGGCAAGAGGCACCATAACTGAAGTAAAAGCAATAATAGGGCACTAAGGATAGGGGTGGAAGCATGAAAATTAGCTAGACTGACAGAACAGCCTACATCTATATGCAAGAGGATTAACAAGGGGATGGGAGTCTACTAATGTCTGCTGCTGTTAGAGGCTGCTAAAGAGAACTAATCCCTTACAAGGGTTCACCTTTGGTGACATGAACCCCTCAGTCATGTCCTTTTATTCTAATCAAGATGCAAAATAACATGCAGAAATGATCCTTCAGGAACACCATCTCTCATCACATCTATGTATATGGAGCCAAAGTTGACAATTTTAGCTTTATACTGAAGACACTGATTAGCTAATTTTATTGACACAATATAAAAGTAGACAACTCTCTTGATCATCTTGTTATGCGCAGACAACCAATGTTTTTGATGTGTTTGGTTGGGCCATGAAAGGAATTCTGTGTTATGTGTCTCCACCCACTTATGATAGGAGGGAGTTCATGTAAACTCTAAATtgtattaaaagaaaaattatccaTGTTAATCTCCAGTAGCATGGACCACAGAAGTGCCCTACAACCACACTAATTCTTGCTTTTAAAAGCCACAAGGAAAATAGTTTTCAATTGACAGACCTCCGATGTATGATAAAGAGACTATGCAATAGAGATATTTTCCTTGTATATAATCTCCTTCTCTGTTTTTTTATATCGTACCTTAAGCCGAGAGCAATACTCTGAGAAGGAACACAAATATGGATAAGAAAGATTTCTTGCAATCAATATGTCAGGTTTAATTCATAGTAGAAAGAGTACCACATTAACATCACTCAGAAAATCAAGAATTGGATCCACAGGTGTTAAAAGTTGCTTTGTTCTAGAAAATATTATCTCATTAAGCATATTAATCACATACTATATATGGTACACAacgtttttttgagaaaaatacaTGGTATATAATGTTCCAGCCTTGATTGTTCAACACCTCTCTGATAAATCAAGACTAAGATGTTCTATATCTTGAATGCTTGACAtatcttttattgatatttAATATGATAAACTTACACCACGAAATCATCATATTCCAAGAGTATTTCTGCACCCTATCTACTCCATGCACTATTACAACATGACTAAACTTCTTATCATAAGGTGTCAGCTTTAGTAACTCATTTATAACACAAATAAGAAACAGTAAATCAATATACATGTGCACTTATCCATATATCTTATGTACATCAACTGAAAACTAGTTTTACAGCATCTGTATCATCCCAAGTTTCAAATTCTGATAATCCATTGGTATAGTTTAAAAAACAGATGCACATAAATTCAACTGGGATGAATAAGTTTAGGTGAAACCAATAATCATGACTTATAACCACATAAAGAGAACCAGATAAGGCAAAATCAGCCACTTGCCTCATCAGATTTCTATCACCATCGTCAATCgttaaagaagagaaaaggaacCAAGTATTCGAATAACTAAGGTGAAGGGAAAGGAACAGATAAGCACCAGAGTCCATAAGACGGCTCAATTTTGCGTTTGCATAGCAAAACCTTGTCATCATGTTCCACTAAGCAACCAACAACCTGCAGTATTGAACCCCAGAGTGAATATAGATGTAATCCGAAAAAATACAACTTTTCATTATGATTAATATTAACTCTACTTTTTAACCCACGTAGTTGAGACAAGCTTTGATGCTCACAGTGGTTACAAATAACCATACATTCTCAAA
Proteins encoded in this window:
- the LOC103717961 gene encoding nudix hydrolase 23, chloroplastic-like is translated as MLRSLHLLVGFGVVSPFLLQCKTRSLAALPTIAALSNPRGLSSTLPIARSRSGACFRAFRMSSRDSETSSAADVASGQAVAPPVVYKSKVSFCQACGNPTKQIIPDGEEKIRAVCTVCGRVHYENPKMVVGCLVEHDDKVLLCKRKIEPSYGLWTLPAGYLEIGESAAEGACRETLEEACAEVEVLSPFAQLDIPRIGQSYIIFRARLKTPHFSPGPESLECALFALDDIPFDSLAFSSIIVTLKIYIQDKKAGNPKFHYCTINKRPGASPSDPLGFDVDHHLHS